Proteins from a single region of Candidatus Methylomirabilis sp.:
- the thiE gene encoding thiamine phosphate synthase, with product MIPWQACRLCVITDRELRRGLSHVEIAMQAVKGGASMIQLRDKAAGPRQLLYEARQITQLCREHGVAFIVNDRLDLALAADADGIHLGQDDLPPWKARALLGTGKILGVSTHSIEQALRAAEQGADYLGIGPVFATATKATGCEPVGCDTIRQLRARLPLPIVGIGGISLSNVGEVIRAGATGVAVISAIVSANDITAATVAFTIAIQQAEGH from the coding sequence TTGATTCCCTGGCAAGCATGCCGCTTGTGCGTCATCACCGATCGTGAGTTGCGACGTGGGCTAAGCCACGTTGAAATAGCGATGCAAGCCGTAAAAGGTGGCGCATCGATGATCCAGCTTCGGGACAAGGCAGCCGGACCGCGTCAGCTTCTGTACGAGGCTCGCCAAATTACCCAACTGTGTCGAGAGCACGGGGTTGCCTTCATTGTGAATGACAGGCTCGATCTGGCGCTCGCGGCCGATGCCGACGGTATCCACCTTGGACAGGATGACCTGCCTCCATGGAAGGCCCGCGCGCTCCTGGGGACAGGCAAGATCCTGGGGGTTTCGACTCACTCCATTGAACAGGCCCTCAGGGCCGCAGAACAGGGGGCCGATTATCTCGGCATCGGGCCGGTCTTCGCGACAGCCACGAAAGCGACCGGGTGCGAGCCGGTTGGCTGCGACACGATTCGACAACTGCGGGCCAGGCTCCCTCTCCCGATCGTGGGCATCGGTGGCATTAGCTTGAGTAACGTCGGAGAGGTCATTCGAGCCGGGGCCACCGGGGTCGCGGTGATCTCGGCAATCGTCAGCGCTAATGACATCACGGCTGCTACCGTCGCCTTTACGATAGCGATTCAGCAAGCGGAAGGTCATTGA
- a CDS encoding branched-chain amino acid ABC transporter substrate-binding protein, producing the protein MMGRPWLSLWKALAFIILVAANAHAGSTIKVGVAGPLTGDQATLGQELKNGAIIAAEEWNAKGGLFGQQIEIVWGDDQHDPKQAVAVANKFVNEGVVGVIGHFNSSCSIPASTIYRDGKVVQLTPASTNPLFTERGLWNVFRVCGRDDQQGSVAANFILRKLKKRKVAVLHDKTTYGQGLADETVKALEQGKIKPVYHGGITQGEKDYRPVLTAIRQSDPEVLFYGGIYPEAIMLTKQMRELGMKTIFISGDGVWAKEFTGIAGKAAEGAFITFTPDQTKIKEAQGVIKRHKEKFGAEVGAYTVYSYVAATLLFEAIAATRSTDSVAIAEHIRKTKWKTALGPIQFDKKGDVLVSPYVVWEVRGGKFVEIQ; encoded by the coding sequence ATGATGGGACGGCCGTGGTTGTCGCTGTGGAAGGCTCTCGCATTTATCATCCTCGTCGCCGCGAACGCCCATGCGGGCAGTACCATAAAGGTCGGGGTAGCCGGTCCGCTGACAGGCGATCAGGCCACCTTAGGACAGGAACTGAAGAACGGCGCTATCATTGCCGCGGAGGAGTGGAATGCCAAGGGAGGTCTTTTCGGACAACAGATCGAGATCGTCTGGGGTGACGACCAACACGATCCCAAGCAGGCCGTTGCAGTCGCCAATAAGTTCGTGAATGAAGGGGTCGTCGGGGTGATCGGCCATTTCAACAGTAGTTGCTCGATTCCGGCCTCCACCATCTATCGTGACGGTAAGGTCGTCCAACTCACCCCCGCCTCAACCAACCCCTTGTTCACTGAGCGCGGCCTGTGGAACGTCTTCCGCGTGTGCGGCAGAGACGATCAGCAGGGGAGCGTGGCAGCCAACTTCATCCTGAGGAAGCTGAAGAAAAGGAAAGTCGCCGTACTGCACGACAAGACGACCTATGGACAGGGGCTGGCCGATGAAACCGTCAAGGCGCTTGAGCAGGGCAAGATCAAGCCTGTCTACCACGGCGGCATCACACAGGGAGAAAAAGACTACCGACCGGTTCTGACGGCAATCAGACAGAGCGACCCCGAAGTCCTCTTCTACGGCGGCATCTATCCCGAGGCCATCATGCTCACGAAGCAGATGCGCGAGCTGGGGATGAAGACAATTTTTATCAGCGGCGACGGCGTCTGGGCCAAGGAGTTTACCGGCATTGCCGGCAAGGCTGCGGAGGGCGCCTTTATCACGTTTACTCCTGACCAAACGAAAATCAAGGAAGCCCAGGGAGTCATCAAGCGACACAAAGAAAAGTTCGGCGCTGAGGTAGGGGCCTACACCGTGTATAGCTATGTGGCTGCCACTCTCCTTTTTGAAGCGATTGCCGCGACCCGATCTACTGATAGCGTCGCGATCGCGGAGCATATCAGGAAGACGAAGTGGAAAACCGCCCTCGGACCGATCCAGTTCGACAAGAAGGGCGACGTGCTGGTGTCGCCTTACGTAGTGTGGGAGGTGAGGGGCGGGAAGTTCGTGGAAATCCAGTAG